In one window of Brenneria goodwinii DNA:
- the nifS gene encoding cysteine desulfurase NifS, with protein MKPIYLDNNATTRLDPMVLEAMLPFLQDQYGNPSSIHDFGEPSRRALARAREQVASFLGARHDSEVIFTSCATEATSTAILSAVEAFPARREIITTEVEHPATLAVCEHLERQGYKIHRLGVNEQGALDLDVYRGLLHDGVALVTVMWANNETGVLFPIEQMAQLAHERGILFHCDAVQTLGKVAVAVADSGIDMLSCSAHKIHGPKGTGCLWLRRGTRFRPLLRGGHQERGRRAGTENIAGIVGMGMASELAAIHLPMMAASIAPLRDRLEAGLRTIAGTRVMGAGQPRTPNTLNIAFEFIEGEAILLMMNQVGIAASSGSACTSGSLEPSHVMRAMNIPYTAAHGSIRFSLSRYTREKEIDYVLAQVPPVIDRLRALSPYWQQGKPGEFMPAWG; from the coding sequence ATGAAACCAATCTATCTGGATAACAATGCCACCACCCGTTTGGATCCGATGGTGCTGGAAGCCATGCTGCCGTTTTTACAGGATCAGTACGGCAACCCGTCGTCGATTCATGACTTTGGCGAACCCTCCCGGCGGGCGCTGGCCAGAGCGCGCGAACAGGTGGCCAGCTTTCTTGGCGCCCGTCATGACAGTGAAGTGATCTTTACCTCCTGTGCGACGGAAGCCACATCCACCGCCATTCTTTCCGCGGTAGAGGCCTTTCCCGCGCGGCGTGAAATCATCACCACGGAAGTTGAACATCCGGCTACGCTGGCGGTATGCGAACACCTGGAGCGGCAAGGCTATAAAATCCACCGTCTGGGGGTTAACGAGCAGGGCGCGCTCGATCTGGATGTCTACCGGGGGTTGCTGCACGACGGCGTCGCGCTGGTCACCGTGATGTGGGCGAACAATGAAACCGGCGTGCTGTTTCCCATCGAACAGATGGCGCAGTTGGCGCATGAACGCGGCATTCTGTTTCACTGCGATGCCGTACAGACGCTGGGCAAAGTAGCGGTGGCGGTAGCCGATTCAGGCATTGATATGCTCTCTTGCTCGGCGCATAAGATTCACGGCCCGAAAGGCACCGGATGCCTATGGCTGCGGCGTGGCACGCGCTTTCGTCCGCTGTTGCGCGGCGGGCATCAGGAGCGCGGGCGCCGGGCCGGAACGGAGAATATCGCCGGGATCGTGGGGATGGGCATGGCCAGCGAGTTGGCCGCGATCCATTTGCCGATGATGGCGGCCAGCATCGCACCGTTGCGCGACCGGCTGGAGGCCGGATTACGGACGATAGCCGGTACGCGCGTGATGGGCGCGGGACAACCGCGTACGCCCAATACCCTCAACATTGCTTTTGAGTTTATTGAAGGGGAAGCCATTTTGCTGATGATGAATCAGGTCGGCATTGCGGCCTCCAGCGGCAGCGCCTGTACGTCAGGCTCATTGGAGCCTTCCCATGTGATGCGCGCAATGAATATCCCTTATACCGCCGCGCACGGCAGTATCCGTTTTTCACTATCGCGCTATACGCGAGAAAAAGAGATCGACTACGTGCTCGCACAGGTGCCGCCGGTGATCGATCGTTTACGTGCGCTGTCGCCATACTGGCAGCAGGGGAAACCGGGTGAATTCATGCCGGCCTGGGGTTAA
- the nifN gene encoding nitrogenase iron-molybdenum cofactor biosynthesis protein NifN, which yields MAQVLKSVKPLATSPIKSGQPLGAILASMGLEGCIPLVHGAQGCSAFAKVFFIQHFHDPIPLQTTAMDPVTTIMGSNNNVLAALSLLCERHNPKVIVVLSTGLSEAQGADLAFALRQFRESYPKYQSVTVITASSPDFYGSMENGYAAVLESVIEQCVPLPPPTSVIRKKRVNLLLGHMLTPGDHELIRSYVEAFGLQPIILPDLAESLDGHLAEGDFSALTQGGTSIRLLEQMGQSASTIAIGVSLQRAARLLESRSHAPSFWLPHLMTLDQCDAFIHHLHKLSGREVPAWIARQRGQLQDAMIDTHVWLQDKRLAIAAEGDLLAAWLDFAISQGIRPECVVAPANQPGLSSLPVAEVQIGDLEDVDDALQRQQIDILCANSHAASLAQKYPLTLVRIGFPLFDRIGEFRRLRQGYAGIRDTLFELANAMRQAHHELPVYRSPLKQSFPSAAAQEPVMETKP from the coding sequence ATGGCTCAGGTTTTGAAATCGGTAAAACCGCTGGCGACCAGTCCGATTAAAAGCGGCCAGCCGCTGGGGGCGATCCTGGCCAGCATGGGACTGGAAGGATGTATCCCGCTGGTTCATGGGGCGCAGGGGTGCAGCGCCTTCGCCAAGGTGTTTTTCATTCAGCACTTTCACGATCCCATCCCCCTGCAAACCACCGCGATGGATCCGGTCACCACCATCATGGGGTCGAACAATAACGTACTGGCGGCGCTGTCATTGCTGTGCGAACGTCATAATCCCAAAGTGATTGTGGTACTGAGCACCGGTTTGTCGGAGGCCCAGGGCGCCGATCTGGCGTTCGCGTTGCGGCAGTTCAGAGAATCCTATCCTAAATATCAGTCGGTCACGGTGATAACGGCCAGTTCGCCTGATTTCTACGGATCGATGGAAAATGGCTACGCCGCCGTATTGGAAAGCGTGATTGAACAGTGCGTACCGCTGCCGCCGCCAACCAGCGTAATCCGGAAAAAACGGGTGAATCTGCTGCTGGGGCATATGCTCACGCCCGGCGATCATGAATTGATTCGCAGCTATGTGGAAGCATTCGGCCTGCAGCCGATCATCCTGCCCGATCTCGCGGAGTCGCTGGACGGTCATCTGGCGGAAGGCGATTTTTCGGCCTTGACCCAGGGGGGAACGTCAATACGTTTGCTTGAACAGATGGGGCAGAGCGCCTCGACCATCGCCATCGGCGTCTCGTTGCAGCGGGCGGCCAGGCTATTGGAAAGCCGCAGCCACGCGCCGTCATTCTGGCTGCCGCATCTGATGACGTTGGATCAATGCGATGCCTTTATCCATCATCTGCACAAGCTGTCCGGCCGTGAGGTTCCGGCCTGGATTGCGCGCCAGCGCGGCCAATTGCAGGACGCAATGATTGATACCCATGTCTGGCTACAGGATAAGCGTCTGGCGATTGCGGCGGAGGGCGATCTGCTGGCCGCCTGGCTGGACTTTGCCATCAGTCAGGGGATCCGGCCTGAATGCGTGGTCGCCCCGGCTAACCAACCGGGACTCTCTTCATTGCCGGTGGCCGAAGTGCAAATCGGCGATTTGGAGGATGTCGATGATGCGTTACAACGTCAGCAGATAGATATCCTGTGCGCCAACTCTCACGCGGCGTCGCTGGCGCAGAAATACCCTCTAACGTTGGTGCGTATTGGTTTTCCGCTATTTGATCGCATCGGCGAGTTTCGCCGTCTACGGCAGGGCTATGCCGGTATCCGCGATACCCTATTTGAACTGGCGAACGCCATGCGCCAGGCGCATCACGAACTCCCTGTTTACCGCTCGCCCTTGAAGCAGAGCTTCCCGTCAGCCGCTGCGCAGGAACCTGTCATGGAGACCAAGCCATGA
- the dld gene encoding D-lactate dehydrogenase has product MQDYANSVSSSPIDSQTLIHTLTGIVGKSHILTEKNKTERYRKGFRSGQGDALAVVSPASLIEQWKVFKASIEAGRIVLMQAANTGLTEGSTPSGDGYDREIVIINTLRLDKVQLLDEGRQVVALPGSTLWHLERVLKPLGREPHSVIGSSCIGASVIGGICNNSGGSLVHRGPAYTEMALYGRVNEQGQVELINHLGINLGNSPEEILTRLERQQYGAEDVIHDDRQASDHEYIERIRDVDADTPSRFNADERRLFEAAGCAGKLSVFAVRLDTFPAEKSQQVFYIGTNQPQVLTELRRDILANFKNLPVAGEYMHRDMFNIAEIYGKDTFLMIDKLGTDKMPMFFNLKGRMDAIFGKVPFLPSHLVDRTMQFLSRLLPSHLPERMKIYRNRFEHHLMLKMAGDGIEEARRWLEHYFRDVDGEFFICTPEEGAKAFLHRFAAAGAAIRYHAVHSNEVENILPLDIALRRNDHEWFEHLPAEFDDMLVHRLYYGHFMCYVFHQDYIVKKGVDVHKVKEKMLDLLDQRGAEYPAEHNVGHLYQAKPQLKAFYQQNDPTNSLNPGIGKTSKLKNWGCGCGDEHHSGD; this is encoded by the coding sequence ATGCAGGACTATGCAAACTCCGTAAGTTCCTCTCCCATTGATTCCCAAACGCTCATCCACACCCTAACCGGTATCGTCGGTAAATCTCATATCCTTACCGAAAAGAATAAAACCGAGCGTTATCGCAAAGGTTTCCGTTCCGGCCAGGGCGATGCATTGGCGGTGGTATCCCCCGCCTCGCTGATTGAACAGTGGAAAGTGTTCAAGGCCAGCATCGAGGCCGGACGTATCGTGCTGATGCAGGCGGCCAACACCGGTTTGACCGAAGGCTCCACGCCGAGCGGCGATGGTTACGATCGTGAAATTGTGATCATCAATACCCTGCGGCTGGATAAAGTCCAGTTGTTGGATGAGGGTCGACAAGTTGTCGCGCTGCCGGGCAGCACCCTGTGGCATCTTGAACGGGTACTAAAACCACTGGGGCGCGAACCGCATTCGGTGATCGGTTCTTCCTGTATCGGCGCGTCGGTAATTGGCGGCATCTGCAATAACTCCGGCGGATCGCTGGTTCATCGCGGGCCGGCCTATACCGAAATGGCGCTCTATGGCCGAGTTAACGAACAGGGTCAGGTAGAGTTGATTAATCATCTGGGGATCAATCTGGGTAACTCGCCGGAAGAGATCCTGACCCGCCTTGAGCGGCAACAGTACGGGGCAGAAGACGTTATCCATGACGATCGTCAGGCGTCCGACCATGAATATATCGAGCGTATCCGCGATGTGGATGCGGACACGCCCTCTCGTTTTAATGCCGACGAACGCCGTTTGTTTGAGGCCGCGGGCTGTGCGGGCAAGCTGTCGGTTTTTGCCGTCCGTCTGGATACCTTTCCGGCGGAAAAGTCCCAGCAGGTTTTCTATATCGGCACCAATCAGCCACAGGTGCTGACCGAACTGCGCCGCGATATTCTCGCCAACTTCAAAAATCTGCCGGTGGCGGGAGAATATATGCATCGTGATATGTTCAATATCGCCGAAATATACGGCAAAGACACTTTTCTCATGATCGACAAACTGGGCACCGACAAAATGCCGATGTTCTTCAATCTGAAAGGACGGATGGACGCTATTTTCGGCAAAGTGCCCTTCCTGCCGTCGCATCTGGTGGATCGCACCATGCAATTCCTCAGCCGTCTGCTGCCTTCCCATCTGCCGGAGCGAATGAAAATCTATCGTAACCGTTTTGAGCACCACCTGATGCTGAAAATGGCCGGTGACGGTATTGAGGAAGCGCGCCGCTGGCTGGAACACTATTTCCGCGACGTCGACGGTGAATTCTTTATCTGTACGCCGGAAGAAGGCGCCAAAGCCTTTCTGCACCGTTTTGCCGCGGCGGGCGCGGCGATCCGCTACCACGCGGTACATAGCAACGAGGTAGAGAATATTCTGCCGCTGGATATCGCCCTGCGGCGCAACGACCATGAGTGGTTCGAACACCTGCCGGCGGAATTCGACGATATGCTGGTACACCGGCTGTATTACGGCCACTTCATGTGCTACGTCTTCCATCAGGATTACATTGTGAAGAAAGGCGTGGATGTGCATAAAGTGAAAGAGAAGATGCTGGACCTGCTCGACCAGCGCGGCGCGGAGTACCCGGCCGAACATAACGTCGGCCATTTGTATCAGGCCAAACCCCAGTTGAAGGCGTTTTATCAGCAAAACGATCCCACCAACAGCCTGAATCCGGGCATCGGCAAAACCTCCAAACTGAAAAACTGGGGCTGCGGCTGTGGTGATGAACATCATTCGGGGGACTGA
- a CDS encoding TonB-dependent siderophore receptor yields the protein MNKTFLAAMLATLPGMTVAATPADTTSSSVDKNTTPSKEDQIVVTATAPSGVTSDTKAGAGFVTPDIDLGPIGNKNWIDTPYSTNTVTREMIDNQQAKSVSELLKYAPSTQMQARGGMDVGRPQSRGMQGSVVANSRLDGLNIVATTAFPVEMLERLDVLNSLTGALYGPASPAGQFNFVAKRPTEQPLRKVTLGYQSRNAYSGHVDLGGQFDDENRFGYRLNLLDEEGEGNVDDSTLRRKLASIALDWNIQPGTQLQLDASHYEFLQKGYVGGFSYGANVKLPNAPDAKNKNFTLPTTGNDLTTDTVSSRLIHYFNNDWYLTAGVGWTQADRAMRTVSNTITNDAGTITRAINDSPAAGRFRVWSNTVTLNGHADTGSIGHDLAFSTTGYVWSIYSARGASQRYNLGTSNYYDPTSMQEPGDGKIRTNGARYKGSDNTQQSITIGDTVTFNPQWSAMFYLSQSWLETQNFNSQKSKTSQVNQDGLSPNVALMYKITPSVMAYISYADSLEQGDTAPTGSGVKNEGQTLDPYRSQQYEIGLKADVNGMNLGAALFRLKRPFAYTDPTDMVYKEQGDQVNKGLELTASGNLWQGLNIYSGVTFLDPTLKNTVSDDTSNKRVVGVPKVQANLLMEYSLPSMPEWVYSANIHYTGKRAANDTNSSWADSYTTLDLGTRYTTRLSNVPTTFRVSVNNVTNERYWASIFPSDINGGGGSASAFPGAGREVRASVTFDF from the coding sequence ATGAATAAAACCTTTCTGGCCGCCATGCTAGCGACCTTGCCTGGAATGACGGTGGCAGCAACGCCAGCTGATACGACTTCCTCATCAGTGGACAAAAACACCACCCCCTCCAAAGAAGATCAGATCGTGGTGACGGCCACCGCGCCATCCGGCGTAACGTCCGATACCAAGGCCGGCGCCGGTTTCGTCACCCCGGATATTGACCTTGGTCCCATTGGCAACAAGAACTGGATCGATACGCCATATTCCACCAATACCGTCACCCGGGAGATGATTGATAATCAGCAGGCGAAAAGCGTCAGCGAATTGTTGAAATATGCGCCGAGTACGCAGATGCAGGCGCGCGGCGGGATGGATGTCGGTCGCCCGCAGAGCCGCGGAATGCAGGGCAGCGTAGTGGCCAACAGTCGCCTTGACGGGCTGAATATTGTTGCCACCACGGCCTTTCCGGTTGAAATGCTGGAGCGGTTGGATGTTCTCAACAGCCTGACCGGCGCGCTGTACGGCCCGGCCAGCCCGGCGGGGCAATTTAATTTTGTGGCGAAACGCCCCACGGAACAGCCGTTGCGCAAGGTTACGCTCGGTTATCAAAGCCGCAATGCCTACAGCGGCCACGTGGACCTCGGCGGACAATTTGATGATGAAAATCGCTTTGGCTATCGCCTGAATCTGCTGGACGAAGAAGGGGAAGGCAATGTCGACGACAGCACGCTGCGCCGTAAGCTGGCCTCTATAGCGCTGGACTGGAATATCCAGCCCGGTACGCAGCTCCAGCTTGATGCCAGCCATTACGAATTTTTGCAAAAAGGCTATGTCGGCGGTTTCAGCTATGGCGCAAACGTAAAGCTGCCGAATGCCCCCGATGCGAAAAACAAAAACTTCACGCTGCCCACCACCGGCAACGATCTGACCACCGATACGGTCAGCAGCCGCCTGATTCACTATTTCAACAACGACTGGTATCTCACCGCCGGGGTCGGCTGGACGCAGGCGGATCGGGCCATGCGCACGGTCTCAAATACGATTACCAACGATGCGGGAACCATCACCCGCGCCATTAATGATTCCCCCGCCGCCGGGCGTTTCCGGGTGTGGAGCAACACCGTCACGCTTAACGGCCATGCGGATACCGGCAGCATCGGCCACGATCTGGCGTTCTCCACCACCGGCTACGTCTGGTCGATCTACAGCGCCAGAGGCGCCAGCCAACGCTATAACCTGGGAACGTCCAACTATTATGACCCGACCTCTATGCAGGAGCCGGGCGACGGGAAGATCCGTACCAACGGCGCCCGCTATAAGGGGAGTGATAATACCCAACAAAGCATTACCATTGGCGATACGGTGACGTTTAATCCACAGTGGTCGGCCATGTTCTACCTGAGCCAGAGCTGGCTGGAAACGCAAAATTTCAACAGCCAGAAGAGTAAAACCAGCCAGGTTAACCAAGACGGATTAAGTCCGAACGTGGCGCTAATGTATAAAATCACCCCGTCCGTGATGGCCTATATCAGCTATGCGGATTCGTTGGAGCAGGGGGACACCGCGCCGACGGGCAGCGGCGTCAAAAATGAAGGGCAGACCCTCGATCCTTACCGCAGCCAGCAGTATGAAATCGGCCTGAAAGCGGATGTAAATGGCATGAATCTTGGGGCGGCGCTGTTCCGTCTCAAACGTCCGTTCGCCTATACCGATCCGACCGATATGGTCTACAAAGAGCAGGGGGATCAGGTGAATAAGGGGCTGGAGCTGACCGCCAGCGGTAACCTGTGGCAAGGGCTGAATATCTATAGTGGCGTGACCTTCCTCGACCCGACGCTCAAAAACACCGTGTCTGACGACACCAGCAACAAACGCGTGGTGGGCGTGCCCAAAGTACAGGCCAACCTGTTGATGGAATACAGTCTGCCGTCGATGCCGGAGTGGGTGTACAGCGCCAATATCCACTACACCGGCAAACGAGCCGCCAATGACACCAACAGCAGTTGGGCGGATAGCTATACCACGCTTGATCTGGGAACTCGCTATACCACCAGACTAAGCAATGTTCCCACTACCTTCCGGGTGTCGGTCAATAACGTCACTAATGAGCGCTACTGGGCCTCGATCTTCCCGTCGGATATCAACGGCGGCGGTGGTTCCGCCAGCGCTTTCCCCGGAGCGGGGCGTGAAGTGCGCGCCTCTGTGACCTTCGATTTCTGA
- a CDS encoding ABC transporter substrate-binding protein: protein MYNLFRQYVSALIVAVLMLPGVALSAGEGHRDIRVATPWPAQNTIIAMLGYSDNIVGTSEIAKRIPLFRQIYPGIDQVPAISVSSSHEVNPEQVIALKAQLLIIPQNMRLSQPEMLAKAGVKTLELKANSMAALRQRITLTAQALGPDAEQVDQRYQRYFDRNVALIQQRLNDLPESERITVYHSMGSPLMTSGRPSLNQDWMDLAGARNVAESWFAIKKNSSGEVPLEKVIAADPEVIIAMNSRDAQDIRQSSAWQGTAAVRHQRVYANPQGLFWWCRETSEAALQILWLAKTLYPQRFTDIDMAKETYDFYHDFFGISLSSQQIETILNP from the coding sequence ATGTATAATCTTTTTCGACAATATGTTTCCGCCCTGATTGTCGCGGTGCTGATGCTTCCCGGCGTTGCGCTGTCGGCAGGCGAAGGGCATCGCGACATCCGGGTGGCGACGCCCTGGCCGGCGCAAAACACCATTATCGCCATGCTGGGTTATAGCGACAACATTGTCGGCACCTCGGAAATTGCAAAACGCATTCCGCTGTTTCGCCAAATCTACCCGGGCATTGACCAGGTGCCGGCCATCAGCGTCAGCAGCAGCCATGAAGTGAATCCCGAACAAGTCATCGCGCTTAAGGCCCAACTGTTGATTATTCCGCAGAATATGCGGTTATCTCAGCCGGAAATGCTGGCCAAGGCCGGCGTTAAAACGCTGGAGCTGAAAGCCAATTCGATGGCGGCGCTGCGTCAACGGATTACCCTCACGGCCCAGGCGTTAGGGCCGGATGCGGAACAGGTCGATCAGCGTTACCAGCGCTATTTTGATCGCAATGTCGCGCTGATCCAACAACGCCTTAACGATCTGCCGGAGTCGGAACGGATAACGGTCTATCACAGTATGGGCAGCCCATTGATGACCAGCGGGCGTCCCTCGCTGAATCAGGATTGGATGGATTTGGCCGGCGCGCGCAACGTGGCGGAATCATGGTTCGCCATCAAGAAAAACAGTTCCGGCGAGGTGCCGTTGGAGAAAGTGATAGCCGCCGATCCGGAAGTCATCATCGCGATGAATAGCCGGGATGCGCAGGACATCCGTCAGTCGTCCGCCTGGCAGGGCACTGCCGCCGTGCGGCATCAGCGGGTTTACGCTAATCCGCAAGGGCTGTTTTGGTGGTGCCGGGAAACCAGTGAAGCCGCGCTGCAAATCTTGTGGCTGGCAAAGACACTCTATCCCCAGCGTTTTACCGATATCGATATGGCAAAAGAGACGTATGATTTTTACCATGACTTCTTCGGTATCTCGCTCAGCAGTCAACAGATCGAGACCATCCTTAATCCCTGA
- the nifE gene encoding nitrogenase iron-molybdenum cofactor biosynthesis protein NifE: MRSSEIVALMDQPACDHNGGHKSGCSAPQPGTAAGGCAFDGAQITLLPITDVAHLVHGPIGCAGSSWDNRGSHSSGPQINRLGFTTDMSEQDVIMGRGERRLFHAVRHIVERYHPAAVFIYNTCVPAMEGDDIEAVCRAAAEVNHVPVIAIDAAGFYGSKNLGNRIAGDIVAKKVIGQREPAPWPEDFAIPESQGHSIGLIGEYNIAGEFWHVLPLLDRLGIRVLGSLSGDARFAEIQTLHRTEVNMLVCSRALINVARHLEMHYGTPWFEGSFYGVREMSSSLRTLAGLLDDEHLQARTERLIAQEEQAANLALAPYRQRLKGKRALLYTGGVKSWSVVSALQDLGLEVVATGTKKSTEEDKARIRELMGDRAVMLEDGNARLLLDTAYRYNADIMIAGGRNMYTAYKARLPFLDINQEREHAFAGYQGIVALARQLCSTLESPIWPQVNRRAPWHI, encoded by the coding sequence ATGAGAAGTAGTGAGATAGTGGCGTTAATGGATCAGCCCGCCTGCGATCATAATGGCGGCCATAAATCCGGCTGCAGCGCCCCCCAACCCGGTACGGCGGCGGGCGGCTGCGCGTTTGACGGCGCGCAGATCACCCTGTTGCCGATTACGGATGTCGCTCATCTGGTGCACGGGCCGATCGGTTGCGCGGGCAGTTCCTGGGATAACCGCGGCAGTCACAGTTCAGGACCGCAAATTAATCGGCTGGGTTTTACCACCGATATGAGCGAACAGGATGTGATTATGGGGCGCGGCGAACGGCGTCTGTTTCATGCGGTGCGTCATATCGTTGAACGATACCATCCGGCGGCGGTGTTTATTTACAACACCTGCGTGCCCGCAATGGAAGGGGATGATATCGAAGCGGTGTGCCGGGCCGCGGCAGAGGTCAATCATGTTCCGGTGATTGCCATCGATGCCGCCGGATTCTATGGCAGCAAGAATCTGGGCAACCGCATTGCGGGGGATATTGTGGCGAAAAAGGTGATCGGTCAGCGCGAACCCGCGCCCTGGCCGGAAGATTTCGCCATCCCCGAATCACAGGGGCATAGCATCGGCCTGATAGGCGAGTACAACATCGCCGGTGAGTTCTGGCATGTGCTGCCGTTGTTGGATCGGTTGGGGATCCGCGTATTGGGCAGCCTCTCCGGCGACGCCCGCTTTGCCGAGATTCAGACCCTGCACCGTACCGAAGTCAATATGCTGGTGTGTTCGCGCGCGCTGATTAACGTAGCCCGTCATCTTGAAATGCACTATGGCACCCCCTGGTTCGAAGGCAGCTTCTACGGCGTGCGGGAGATGTCTTCCTCGCTGCGTACCCTGGCGGGCCTGTTGGACGATGAGCATTTACAGGCAAGAACCGAGAGGCTGATCGCTCAGGAAGAGCAGGCGGCCAATCTGGCGTTGGCGCCTTATCGCCAGCGGCTGAAAGGTAAACGCGCCTTGCTGTATACCGGCGGCGTAAAGTCCTGGTCGGTGGTGTCGGCCCTGCAGGATCTGGGACTGGAAGTGGTGGCGACCGGCACCAAAAAATCCACCGAAGAGGATAAAGCCCGCATCCGCGAACTGATGGGCGACCGCGCCGTCATGCTTGAGGACGGCAACGCCCGTCTGCTGCTGGATACCGCCTATCGCTATAACGCCGACATCATGATCGCCGGCGGGCGCAATATGTATACCGCTTATAAAGCCCGTCTGCCATTTCTGGATATCAATCAGGAACGGGAACACGCCTTCGCCGGTTATCAGGGTATTGTCGCGCTGGCCCGTCAGCTTTGCTCTACGTTGGAAAGTCCAATCTGGCCGCAGGTAAATCGCCGGGCTCCCTGGCATATCTGA
- a CDS encoding NifB/NifX family molybdenum-iron cluster-binding protein — protein MRHLTRQLAIPSADSWIIRIAFASVDLRVVDQHFGSSPRLAIYGVRRNEVQLLEVADFTVYHGHSEDKLSSRISAVEGCFTLYCTAVGDMAFRQLLGIGVRAVSVARNTPIAMLLADAQALCDEGRVKKSLRKKDANRFQAMMQESRWFEEE, from the coding sequence ATGAGACATTTAACCCGTCAGTTGGCGATCCCCTCCGCCGATAGCTGGATTATTCGTATTGCGTTTGCCAGCGTCGATTTACGCGTTGTCGATCAGCATTTTGGCTCATCGCCGCGCCTGGCGATATATGGCGTACGCCGTAATGAAGTTCAGCTGCTGGAAGTGGCCGATTTCACGGTCTATCACGGCCACAGCGAAGACAAACTGAGCAGCCGCATCAGCGCGGTGGAGGGCTGCTTCACCCTGTACTGCACGGCCGTCGGCGATATGGCATTCAGACAATTGCTGGGGATCGGGGTTAGGGCGGTAAGCGTGGCCCGCAATACGCCGATAGCCATGCTGCTGGCGGATGCCCAGGCGCTGTGCGACGAAGGGCGGGTCAAAAAATCTCTGCGCAAAAAAGACGCCAACCGTTTCCAGGCGATGATGCAGGAAAGTCGTTGGTTTGAAGAGGAATAA
- the nifU gene encoding Fe-S cluster assembly protein NifU has translation MWNYSEKVKEHFFHPRNARVVDQANAVGDVGSLSCGDALRLMLRIDPVSEVIQEAGFQTFGCGSAIASSSALTELIIGKTLDEASHVTNREIVDYLDGLPPEKMHCSVMGQEALRAAIANYRGETLADDHEEGALICKCFAVDEGQIKRAVLTNGLTTLEEVIHYTKAGGGCTSCHEKIEQTLGAILAAAAKDAPLAMDVKAQKNERWLTIEEVINSLRPHIQMDGGDIRLVGVTDNEVRITLSGSCNGCMMTDMTLGWLQQKLLERLGYFIRVVVDAPAANEIILQTSDF, from the coding sequence ATGTGGAATTATTCCGAGAAGGTAAAAGAACATTTCTTTCATCCGCGCAACGCCCGAGTGGTCGATCAGGCGAATGCGGTCGGCGATGTCGGTTCTCTCAGCTGTGGCGACGCTCTGCGGTTGATGCTACGGATTGACCCCGTTAGTGAAGTGATTCAGGAAGCGGGATTTCAAACGTTTGGCTGCGGCAGTGCGATTGCCTCTTCATCGGCATTGACAGAATTGATCATCGGCAAAACGCTGGACGAAGCCTCACACGTCACCAACCGGGAAATTGTGGACTATCTGGATGGTTTGCCGCCGGAAAAGATGCACTGCTCGGTGATGGGACAGGAAGCGCTGCGGGCGGCGATCGCCAACTATCGCGGGGAGACGCTGGCAGACGATCATGAAGAGGGCGCGTTGATTTGCAAATGTTTTGCCGTTGATGAGGGACAGATCAAACGCGCGGTGCTGACCAATGGGCTGACGACGCTCGAAGAGGTGATCCATTACACCAAAGCCGGCGGCGGATGTACGTCATGCCATGAAAAAATTGAACAGACGCTGGGCGCTATTCTGGCCGCCGCGGCTAAAGATGCGCCGCTTGCAATGGACGTAAAAGCGCAGAAAAACGAACGCTGGTTGACCATTGAAGAGGTGATTAACAGTTTACGGCCGCATATCCAAATGGACGGCGGCGATATCAGGCTGGTCGGCGTGACGGACAACGAGGTGCGCATAACCCTGTCCGGCAGTTGCAACGGTTGCATGATGACGGATATGACGTTGGGCTGGCTGCAACAAAAACTGCTGGAGCGTCTGGGTTATTTCATCCGCGTGGTTGTGGACGCGCCTGCCGCCAACGAGATCATTCTCCAGACTTCCGATTTCTAA